A DNA window from Brassica napus cultivar Da-Ae chromosome A4, Da-Ae, whole genome shotgun sequence contains the following coding sequences:
- the LOC106345361 gene encoding E3 ubiquitin-protein ligase At1g63170 produces MHPVYSSSSSPATNDVSSPLLNRVLPSRSSQPLRGAASRLLRRASSRGMMLRESSVRVRETAAEQIEERQSEWAYSKPVIVLDVVWNLAFVLVTVGVLWFSSEENPRVPLRFWIAVYNLQCLLHVVCVISEYRRRHGYDQLNQDSDSGLTSSEGSSEDESDGLEIESGTSLAKHLESTNAIFSFVWWIIGFYWISAGSEELAQSSPQLYWLCVAFLAFDVIFLVLCVAVASLIAIAVCCCLPCIIAVLYALAEQEGASDEEIERLPRFKFLTVRNSEKVNGEILETHGGIMTQLGVDSPSERVLSSDEAECCVCLCEYEDGTELRELWCRHHFHEACIDKWLRINATCPLCKSNILKTDEQSGNDAV; encoded by the exons ATGCATCCTGTctactcctcttcttcttctccggcgACTAATGACGTATCCTCGCCGCTTCTGAATCGTGTTCTTCCCTCACGTTCTTCGCAACCGTTACGTGGAGCAGCGTCGCGGCTTCTCCGCCGTGCTAGCAGTCGAGGGATGATGCTCCGTGAGTCATCGGTTCGAGTCCGCGAGACAGCAGCTGAGCAGATTGAGGAGAGACAGAGTGAGTGGGCGTACTCTAAACCGGTTATAGTCTTGGATGTGGTCTGGAATCTAGCTTTCGTGCTCGTCACTGTTGGAGTTTTATGGTTTAGCTCGGAGGAGAATCCTCGTGTTCCTCTCAGATTCTGGATTGCTGTGTATAATCTTCAGTGCTTGCTTCATGTTGTGTGTGTGATCTCTGAGTATCGCCGTCGACATGGTTATGATCAACTGAACCAAGATTCTGATTCCGGTTTAACCTCCAGTGAAGGATCTAGTGAAGACGAATCTGATGGTCTTGAGATTGAATCTGGTACTAG TCTTGCTAAGCATCTCGAATCAACAAATGCAATCTTCTCATTTGTGTGGTGGATCATCGGTTTTTATTGGATCAGTGCTGGTTCTGAGGAACTTGCTCAAAGCTCACCTCAACTCTACTG GCTGTGTGTGGCGTTTCTCGCCTTTGATGTTATCTTTCTAGTCCTATGCGTTGCTGTGGCTTCTCTTATTGCTATTGCTGTGTGTTGCTGTTTGCCTTGCATCATCGCGGTTTTGTACGCTTTGGCAGAGCAG GAAGGTGCATCTGATGAGGAGATAGAAAGGCTTCCGAGATTCAAGTTTCTAACGGTGAGAAACTCAGAGAAAGTTAATGGCGAGATACTGGAAACACATGGAGGGATAATGACTCAACTTGGTGTTGATTCTCCAAGTGAACGTGTGTTATCAAGTGATGAAGCT GAATGTTGTGTTTGTCTTTGTGAGTATGAAGATGGAACAGAGCTGAGAGAACTTTGGTGTAGACACCATTTCCATGAAGCTTGTATAGACAAATGGCTACGCATTAACGCCACTTGCCCTCTCTGCAAATCCAACATTCTCAAAACTGATGAACAGAGTGGCAATGATGCAGTATGA
- the LOC106345362 gene encoding BON1-associated protein 2, whose product MSYSRSKRSLEIELISAEGLKVNGKPVKRQTFGVVRIDQETHHKCKVDEQGGSYPIWKDRIKTEMAVDGSVRFISVEVFYLTSGGAKKSVGVAKIPVTDFMGGFTPQGHLNFLSYRLRDEYGDKSGIVNVSIMVKPDVNDVKYVSPSPLMVPSLGYTACSSQAAKAVNGQMWRPTTSSSMATTIGYGGRVVTGVPVNWPTYQRRL is encoded by the coding sequence ATGTCGTATTCAAGATCAAAACGTTCATTGGAGATTGAGTTAATATCAGCGGAAGGACTCAAGGTAAATGGAAAACCGGTGAAGAGGCAGACATTCGGCGTGGTCAGAATAGATCAAGAGACTCATCACAAATGTAAAGTGGATGAACAGGGTGGGAGCTATCCTATTTGGAAAGATAGAATCAAGACCGAGATGGCTGTAGACGGGAGTGTAAGATTTATCTCTGTAGAGGTTTTCTATCTAACAAGTGGCGGAGCCAAGAAGAGTGTTGGAGTCGCCAAGATTCCGGTGACGGATTTCATGGGAGGATTCACTCCTCAGGGGCATTTGAATTTTTTGAGTTATAGGTTGAGAGACGAGTATGGAGATAAAAGTGGTATCGTTAATGTGTCAATAATGGTAAAACCTGACGTTAACGATGTCAAATATGTGTCGCCGTCCCCTTTGATGGTGCCTTCGTTGGGTTACACTGCGTGTTCTTCTCAGGCTGCTAAGGCGGTGAATGGTCAAATGTGGAGACCAACGACATCTTCATCAATGGCTACGACAATTGGCTATGGTGGTCGTGTTGTGACTGGAGTTCCTGTTAATTGGCCGACGTATCAACGACGGttgtaa